One region of Bacillota bacterium genomic DNA includes:
- a CDS encoding XTP/dITP diphosphatase — translation MRDRKYKLVVASGNKNKLREIEALLSDLPLEILTPGDFPDWPAVEEDGATFRENALIKAMAGYKHTGLPCIADDSGLEVDALGGRPGVHSSRYAGENATDAENNAKLLQELANVPAEKRTARFCCVIAFVVSEGETFFSTGICPGKIGYFPQGSNGFGYDPLFIPDNFTRTYAELTAEEKNVISHRARALKEFKAVLRQWVVSKETSSK, via the coding sequence TTGAGGGACCGCAAGTACAAGTTGGTGGTGGCCTCGGGGAATAAGAACAAGTTGAGGGAGATCGAGGCTTTGCTCTCCGATTTGCCGTTGGAAATCCTCACTCCCGGGGATTTCCCCGATTGGCCTGCCGTCGAAGAAGACGGTGCAACGTTTCGGGAAAATGCACTAATAAAGGCGATGGCTGGTTACAAGCATACAGGATTGCCCTGTATTGCCGATGATTCGGGGCTGGAAGTTGATGCCCTGGGAGGAAGGCCGGGGGTGCATTCCTCTAGATATGCGGGGGAGAATGCCACCGATGCCGAAAACAACGCCAAATTGCTCCAAGAACTGGCTAATGTGCCGGCGGAGAAACGGACAGCACGCTTTTGTTGTGTGATCGCCTTTGTGGTGTCGGAAGGGGAAACCTTCTTTTCCACCGGCATCTGTCCCGGCAAGATTGGATACTTCCCCCAGGGGAGTAACGGTTTTGGCTATGATCCATTGTTCATTCCCGACAATTTTACGAGGACTTATGCAGAGCTTACAGCGGAAGAGAAAAACGTGATTAGCCACCGGGCCCGTGCCCTCAAGGAGTTCAAAGCGGTATTGCGTCAGTGGGTGGTATCAAAGGAAACCTCGTCGAAATAA